The window ctagctactcaggaggctgaggtgggaggatcacttgagtcccggggttcaaggctacaatgagctgtgatcacgccactgaactgtAGACAGGGTGACacagatcttgtctcaaaacaacaacaacggcaacaacaacaacaacgttCTGAAGCATCACATTAGCCAGGGGTTTCTGAATACTTACTTTGTACCAATGTTACTTTAAGTTCTGCATATATATTACTAGGTTGGTATAAAAGTAATCGTGGTTTTTGCCGTTATGTTTAAtactttgcaccaacctaatagctcacagaataaaaaaaaaagtctatgaggtaggtacagttttcatccttattttacaaatgagaaaaggagGCCAAGAATGATAAAGTAACTTGGTCTCACAGCCAGAAAGTGatggagccaagatttgaacttgGGCAGTTGGACTGTGTTCTTAGTcactgtgcttcctgggtgattACTGTGACCCTTGTACTTGACACTCTGCTATCAATTACAAGAGCCATTTCTGTGTGTGCACTTGATTTCCTTGGGGTCTCCAGGGAAATGTAATTGTCTCCTCAAGTCCAGGCTTTCCTAGAAGACATGGTGATTGCACTGATAACCAGCATTAGGGCTGGCTTTGGGAAAGCTCAGTACCTATGATTTATGGTTAGTATCTTAGATTTTAGAACGCTGAGCAGGAAGTTTTTGTGCTTTCTGAAATCCTCACACCTTTAAGTCTCATGATTGGTGAGGAGGCAGTGGTCCAAGGGAATGGATAGAAGGAGATAATAAGATAAGCCAAATGTTTCAAAGGGAGTGAAAACTGTTGAATGTAAATGCAGCTCAAGGAAGACTTCCCTATCTGAATAAAAAGGTGCAAATAATGCGGCCTATTTGTATGCATGGTGGCTTAatgatgttgatggtgatgatgatagctTTACACTATCAGAGCGCTCATTCTGGGCTAGGCAGTTTTCTCAGTGGGGTACagatattaatttatttacagtGAGCCAGAGAAGTCTGCTGTAGCTTTTAATGCGTCTAAAATGGGACACATGAACCCCTTAGGAATTTTCAGACTGATCAGGACAGTTTCCTAGAAACAGTTCGTGAAAGGGATGAGATGGGCCCATGGTATCTACCCCTTCCTAGCTGCGTGAACTTGGGCAACTCAACCTTCTTGTGCTGTTTCTCTATGGCTAGTGCGtgtaatttgttgttgttgttgttgtttgcttttgagacgttgtctcactcagttgcccaggctggagtgcagtggcacgatcttggcgcactgcaacctccttcaagttattctcctgcctcagcctcccaagcagctggggttacaggcatgcgccaccatgcccggctcatttttgtattttctgtagagatggagtttcaccatgttggtcaggctggtctcgaactcctgaccttaggtgatccgcccaccttggcctcccaaagttctgggattacaggtgtgagccaccactcccggcctagTATGTGTCATTGACAATTGTTCCTACCTCAAaggctgttatgaggattaaatgagctaatgcatGTAAAATGCATCTGCATAATATATAACACAGCTCGATAAATGTGAGTTGCTATTGTTGATTATTATGGCCACGTTTGCCGCTGATGATGTTCAACCACTGAAAAGCATCGTTTTCTTTCTTCTAGTAACTGTGTGTACTGAATGCCTCGCGTTTGTCCCTACTGCACTTTTCAGTCTGTCACAATCCTGGGTCGTCGGGGGACTGTACCGAGCGCCCTTGGAGTGCTCGCAGCAGGGAAGAAGGAGCGAGCAGGGAGGAGCTGAGGAGGGTCGGAGCGGAATGGACACCCAGAGACTGAGATGAGAGAGGGGCTATAAGAAGAGAAACCAGTCGCAGGAAAACAGAACTCTCGACAAACGCACGCCCTCTTTGCGCTCTCCGTTTCTCTGGACCTGGATGGAATTGTTTTACTTTGCATCGCCGGACTGCGCTGCGGACGGGGTGGGGCGGCCCAATGGCCCCCCTGGGGTTACTCTGCTCCCCTTCACGCTTCcctcccggccccgccccgcgATTGGCCGGCGCGCCCCGGGGCTGCCGCCGATTGGTGCTCGCCGGCCGGAGCCGCGGGGCTTAAAGAGGGGGCGGGGGCGCGCTGCCCAGCAGCGCTGCTGTCCCCGCCGTGCGCCCTTCGCCGCTGAGCTCGCAGCCTCCggcgcccacctccacctccagtgTCCCGCCTCGGGCCGTCGCCCTCCAGCGGCTCGCGAGCGTGGGAGACGTACCTGGGCAGGCACTGTCCAGCCCAGGCCCAGGCACAGCCGTGAGGGGCGAGGCACGGGGACATCCTGGCGGCCACCATGGTGGCCACGTGCCTGCAGGTGGTGGGCTTCGTCACGAGCTTCGTGGGCTGGATCGGGGTCATCGTGACCACCTCCACCAATGACTGGGTGGTGACCTGCGGCTACACCATCCCCACCTGCCGCAAGCTGGATGAGCTGGGCTCCAAGGGGCTGTGGGCCGACTGCGTCATGGCCACGGGGCTGTACCACTGCAAGCCCCTGGTGGACATCCTCATCCTGCCGGGTAAGGACCCGAGCTTGGCGGCGGCTCCCAAATCCTTATCCTCTGGGTAGAGAGCGGGATATTAGACGGCGTCACAGAGACATTTTGGGGGCTTGAAGACCTTTGGGTACGTTTTTGACATCCCTAGTCCCACCTTGTTGTAAAAGAATTAGGCAGCCCCGAACTTAACTTCTCTAGGCCGCAGTATTCTTATCTGGAATTTGAGATAATAGTGGCAATGTGGCCGGTGGTAACACTGGCCGGGTCCCTTTGAGAATGAACAAACCGGAACACCTAATAGGAACTGAGTCCGTGTTAATTACTGCGGTCCCAGCCCGCATCCTTCCACCGTCCGCTTCCCGAAGTGCTTCCCGCTCCCGCCCGGCCTCCCCCGGGGCGCCGAGCCTTCGCGTTAGGTTCCGCCCGCAGAGGTGAGAAGGAGCGTGTAACACAAGCTGACAGGAGAATCGAACCGGCTCAGGCTGAGTTTCTCGGTCCTCATGGGATGGGCGAAGCGCCCCCGGCCAGGTTAGAGCCCTCCTAGCTCCGTCCGCGCAGCCGCTGAGCAATTCACGTCCAGGGCTCTCTGGGCTGCCTGGTTTGGGAAATGTCACGTTGATTCCCGCACGTGCCCAGGGCCATCTCCGCTGCCCCCGCTACCCCCGCCCCTGCTGTGGGCGCGTCAGACTGCGGGGCTGCGGTGACGCCGGCTCCCGCTCCGCGCCGCTGGGTTGGATAGGGACGAGCGGGCGCTCCTCGGAGGGCGGACTCCACTGGGGAGATACGGAGCGCGCCGCCGAGGGTCGCTCGCCGCCACCCCTCCAGCGTGTCTCAGATTGGGAAGGGGAGGTAAAAATTGACAGCCTAGCGCCGGCCAGGGGCCACATTTTCACATGTGTCCTGTGGAAACATTTTGGGCGACAGCCTCAATTCAGATTTAAACCAATGGGTTGGGCAATGGCGAGGTCGCGGGCACCCCCTTGGTTTTCTGCTGGAATCTCTGCTCTACCCCCAAGGCATGTCCCTACAAGGTGGGCTTCTGTCCCCCAGCCTTCGTGGATTGTGCTCACTTAAAGGATTTTCCCGGTTTCCTCAAGATGGGGAGAAACCTGTCCCTGAAGCCGCCAGTCAGATAAGACTGTGCTCGCCCCTTAAGCCTCCTCCAAGCACGCCCTATTTCCGGTCCTCGCAGTCGGAATCTGAATCCCTCCTTTCTCCTTGCTGCCTAGTACTTGGCTCTTATCCTCACAAAGGcacattttatcttgttttttgttgATTGTTCGTGAGTGAAGTTCTCCCACTACGTTTTAAATTCCTTGAAGATAGAGATGGCGTCCTGTTATTctctttgcttcctcttctggACCTGGCATGGCCTCTGGCACACAATAGCTGCGGGCAGTGCTTGCCTGGTTTGCCTTACGCTAtcctttccttcattttgaaCTTTCAGAAGGCCAGAGGTCAACGAACGCAGATCTAGACTCAGCTTTGGCTAATGCTGGTGTTGGCAGACCCGGGCCAGCCTCCGGCATCCAGGACTCACAATCTGGGTGAGGGGGGACAAATTGCTAGCCTCAGTGAACCACGGttgtcttcttttaaaagttaaaatcagATCAACCACCCATCTTTCACGAttatttgaggattaaatgagataagaaaTGTAATCTCCTTTGAGATAGTAGATGCTTCATGAATGGTACctatagtattttattaaaagctgggcatggtattTGTAGGGATCTTTGAAGCATAAAattaactttgttttcttctcctgAAATTAACTTTACTGAGCATTCAGTGCCAAGTGGTTTGTTTTCAGAGAACAAAGgctgtcctccagaggggagtgcatactctgggggtggggggggggtggggggcggcgctagtccttcctgccttccccctCCCTCATACTTTGGGTGGAGGCAGGAACAGTCCTCTGTCCCTATCTTTTGGTGTCCGGACATGGCCTTGGCACTGTAGCATGTGGACAGCCAGTGCCATGGATTTCAGAACCTGCATTGCCAGTTGACTGCCTGCTTTGTGTGAGTACTGGCTCTCTACAAGCCGCAGAGGCGGACGGCTGGGTCAGGGGATGGGCCTCAGACTTCCTGGAGCTCCTTTCTGGAGATCTTCAAGTCAGTAGACACTTGACTGATTATCTTTAATTCTGAAGGAGCTGAGATGGGCAGTGCTGGAAGAGGGCCCTTGTGAAGTCCGAATTCTGGCAAAACGTTCCTTGCTAAGAGACAGCGTTGAAGTTAGGCCTTTTTGCACGTGAGGGTCGTGGTGTGTGAGGCAGATGTCGGCTAGATTCCTGGCTTTGCTATGAACTCTGCCTCACCCAGGCCACTAGTACTAGTTCCTTCTGAGCAAAAAAGGGAGGGTAATAAATGTGAccccccccaccttttttaaGAGGAGGGAGAGTTTTAATGAGAAACATTACATTTGAAAGTGAAACAAATTTGTCTGTGAAATTCTCCCAGTATCTTGTCAGatttattctaaataaatgtGACACATATTGTAATCTGTTTCTTAATACAGTTTTTACTTGGCATTTTACTTGACAGGATAAAGTTCATGTAGTTTTGCTCTACTCTTCTATTTTTCAGTTCTCTTATTCCTTGATTCGCAATTGTTTCCATGATCTGTTGTGGGCACTGTGTTAACTCCGTGAATACCAAGGCAGGTGTCTGCCCTCCAGGAACCCTGAGGGCTGGAGAGATGCCTTTTAAGCAATGATGGACAGTTGGGGAAGGATGCCCAGGGCACTGTGGGTGAGGCAGGAGATGGGGTCCAACAATTTAGGGGCAGGATCCATGAGGACAGCAGCCTCTGGGGAGACAGCAAAGAGAGGAAGCCTGAGTCTTAGTTTAGTCTGGGTTAGGGCCACAGCCAATGTGAATGAAAGCACATGGTTAGGAGAAAATCACCTAGGACACCTGAAGATGAAAGCGCTGCACTGAGACAGACAAAGAACACCAATGATAACAACTAACCTTTTTTGAGGATTTGGTataggcactgttttaagcactAAATAAATTAACTAATGTAATCTTCAGTAGAATTCTATTACAGAGATGTAGGTACTATTATATTATTATCAAtactttgtttgtttatttatttatttattttgagaaagagtctcgctctgtcacctgggctggagtgcagtggctcgatctcagctcactgcaacctccccctctcaggttcaagcgattctgctgcctcagcctccccaagtagctgggactacaggctcacaccaccacaccaggctaatttttgtatttttagtagagatggggtttcgccctgttggccaggctgatcttgaactcctgacctcagaagatccacctgccttggcctcccaaagtgctgggattagaggtgtgagccaccatgcctggcctgttgttACTTTATAGATGTGGAAAATAAGACATcatggttaagtaacttgcccaaggtcacacaggtagagCTATCAATAGCAGACTGGAACCAATAGAGGCCCTCACAGAATGATTCTTGGGAGATTTCAGTTTTCATCTGAACTTTCTCAGGGGGATGTAATAATGTAAATGGACTCTTGGCCCCTCCATCCTGGAAGCTTGGCCAAGTGGCCTAAACCAGGGGTCCCCATTTAGTTTCTCCAGCCCCCTTTTTTCTTGCTGagttgttttaaaagttaaaaagtgctTAGTGACCTTGGACAACATTAGCACCTTCTAAGTCCTGGAATCCAccaagaaggaggaagggagatggTGCTGAATTCCCCTAAGGCAGGGCTCAGGAAGCAAGAGAACCCTGTGGTCTAACCTTTCCCATCTGCTCTCTTGTTCCCAGGCTACGTGCAGGCCTGCCGCGCCCTGATGATTGCTGCCTCGGTCCTGGGTCTGCCGGCCATTTTACTGCTGCTGACTGTTCTTCCCTGCATCCGGATGGGCCAGGAGCCCGGTGTGGCTAAGTACAGGCGGGCCCAGCTGGCTGGTGTTTTGCTCATTCTGCTGGGTAAGACAGCTTTCTCAGTGGTACCCTACCTATGAGGGAGCCTGATGAATCTCAGATCTTGTGGTTGCTGCCTTCTCAAGTTCAAGAGAAATGTGAAAGGAAGCCAAGTGAAGCCAGTGGGGGATGGACTCCCACAATCTGTATCCCTTTGTATTTTATGGGCAGTTTACACAGAGGGCTAAGTAATGTCTCTGGGAGTCACTGACCATGAAGAtaagtttaaaaagagaaagaggatttTGAAGGTAGGAAATACCTAAGGGAAAGACCTGAAAGATGGAAGCCTTCTCAGTCTTCACAGTGGAATCCTTTTTGAACACCTATGCCCAGGTCCCACAGCAGATCAATTGAATCAGAATTTTCTGGGCATCAGGCCAGGCAAAGATATTTTTtgaaagcttcccaggtgatgcttATGTGCAGGCAAGACTGAGCAGCTCAGTTAATAAAgaaggaggccgaggtgggcggatcacctgaggttggaagttcaagaccagcctggccaacatggtgaaaccccatctctactaaaaatacaaaaattagccaggtatggtggtgcatgcctgtaatcccagctactcggggcggGGGttgctaaggcaggagaatgatttgaacccaggaggcagaggttgcggtgagctgagatcacgctactgcgttccatcctgggtgacagagtgcaactccaaaaaaaaaaaaaaagaaaaagaaaaagaaaaaagaaagaaagaaaaaagtaaagaagaggGCAAGAGAAAAGTCAGGAGTTGAGGGTGGTTAGACCACCAGGTGATGGCTCCGTCCTTTAACTCAGTAAGCCTTCCTTGAGCATGTGGGCCAGACACCATGGTAGGTACTGGGGACACTGGGGAAAATAGGCCGTCTTTGCTTTGAGTGTACTTGGAAACCTCAATAGAATATGGTATGTGCTCATGTAGAAAAGGTATATAGTCTGTGCATACACATAGGAAGGCACCTAACCCAGACTGGATGAGTTTCCAGAGTGGAAGAACCCAGCAGTAAGCTCTGAGACTTGAAGAGGAGGTGGGCTGGTCATGAATTGAGGGGAGGGACAGTCCAGGGACAGGAAATGGCATGTGCTCATTTGGTTTTGCTGATTATACCTGCACATAAAGGGCTTCATTTAACAACCTATGGAGGGTCCTTCTAGCTCTCTTCTCGTCAGTGATTTAATTTCTCTCCGTTTTTTTCCCTCAGATGCTAGTTTCATTAGCACATTCTAAATCCTAATAGACAATATGAATTTTAAGAACAACTCTTGTTGCAAAGTGCGCATATCAGTGACAACAAATTAGTCTGGTAATGGGTTAGATATAAAATCACCTTCTTCTGAAACAAGGAATTCATACCCCCAGATTGGCATATCAGATGATGAATTTGAGGGGTAAGGATAAGGGGTCAGGGTTCTGTGTGGGTTGATGCCACTTGGTGGGTACCTCCCATCTGGAGGCCTCACACTCATAATGACACCAGTAAGGTGAGGGGACATGAGAGGTGGGGCACCATTTTCC is drawn from Homo sapiens chromosome 3, GRCh38.p14 Primary Assembly and contains these coding sequences:
- the CLDN11 gene encoding claudin-11 isoform 1 (isoform 1 is encoded by transcript variant 1), which produces MVATCLQVVGFVTSFVGWIGVIVTTSTNDWVVTCGYTIPTCRKLDELGSKGLWADCVMATGLYHCKPLVDILILPGYVQACRALMIAASVLGLPAILLLLTVLPCIRMGQEPGVAKYRRAQLAGVLLILLALCALVATIWFPVCAHRETTIVSFGYSLYAGWIGAVLCLVGGCVILCCAGDAQAFGENRFYYTAGSSSPTHAKSAHV